One Candidatus Omnitrophota bacterium DNA segment encodes these proteins:
- a CDS encoding phosphoribosylglycinamide formyltransferase, with protein MGIAVLASGSGSNFEALVQASQEGRIPAKITLLIVDNPQAGAIERARRLGISFEVVDREAFAQRADFEAALRTHIDKSPPALIALAGFMRVLSPDFVSAYPNKILNIHPALLPGFPGAHGIHDAYSYGVQITGVTVHYVDEGVDTGPIVLQEALAVDPAKSEEELEAQIHQIEHRLYPEAVRLHLEGKLKVEGRRVSSLRTQ; from the coding sequence ATGGGAATCGCGGTTCTCGCTTCGGGAAGTGGTTCGAATTTTGAGGCCCTGGTCCAAGCGAGTCAAGAAGGCCGCATTCCGGCCAAGATCACATTGCTTATCGTGGACAATCCCCAGGCCGGGGCTATCGAAAGAGCCCGGCGCCTGGGGATTTCCTTTGAAGTGGTGGATCGCGAGGCCTTTGCGCAGCGCGCGGATTTTGAAGCGGCGCTTCGAACGCACATCGACAAGAGCCCGCCTGCGCTGATCGCTCTGGCCGGTTTCATGCGTGTGCTGTCTCCGGATTTTGTTTCTGCCTATCCCAACAAGATTCTCAATATCCATCCGGCACTCCTCCCGGGCTTTCCCGGCGCGCACGGGATTCACGATGCGTACAGTTACGGAGTCCAAATCACCGGCGTGACCGTGCACTATGTGGATGAAGGCGTGGACACAGGTCCAATTGTGTTGCAGGAAGCTCTGGCCGTTGACCCTGCCAAGAGCGAAGAAGAGCTTGAAGCGCAAATCCACCAAATCGAACACCGGCTCTACCCCGAAGCCGTCCGGCTGCATTTGGAAGGGAAGCTGAAGGTCGAAGGGCGGCGGGTTTCGTCATTGCGAACGCAGTGA
- the trxA gene encoding thioredoxin: MSDVVVTLDEGNFDREVINASEPVLVDFWATWCAPCRMVAPVLEEVAKEKAGSLKVGKLDVDTAPSLASRFGVMSIPTLIFFKGGQEVDRVVGAVPKGDLIARAENLS; the protein is encoded by the coding sequence ATGTCAGATGTAGTGGTGACTCTAGATGAAGGCAATTTTGATCGGGAGGTGATCAACGCCTCGGAACCGGTCCTGGTGGACTTTTGGGCCACTTGGTGCGCGCCCTGTCGTATGGTCGCTCCGGTCCTGGAAGAAGTAGCGAAGGAAAAGGCAGGCAGCCTTAAGGTGGGCAAGCTCGATGTGGATACGGCCCCCTCTTTGGCATCCCGCTTTGGGGTGATGAGTATCCCTACGTTGATTTTCTTTAAGGGCGGTCAGGAAGTGGATCGTGTTGTGGGCGCAGTGCCCAAAGGCGATCTCATTGCGCGCGCTGAAAACTTGTCTTAG